The nucleotide window GGCCTGCTCCATCATTGACGCCACCTCCTCGTCCGACGTAGGCTCCTCCTCTGACACCTCCACCTCTTCCATCTCCTTGtctggcgcctcctcctcctgggAGTTTGGAGGCAGGCCGACCATAGCATGGTGCAGTGTGCCTCAATAACGCGCATCTTCGCATGGATCTCCGCCCGACGCTCCAGAGTCAGCAGCTTGTAGTACGTCACCTTGGAGCGGACCGCGGCGGCTGGCAGAAGACGAGCTCAAATTGGAAGtgagagaggaagaggagggagcagCGGCGGCGTGGACGGAAGCGAGAGGAGGAGAATGGCGACGAGGCTAGGGTTGCCTCACTGTCCGGCTTAAATAACTGTGTTTGACCTCTCAGGCGGCGCACCAGAGCTGCTTCATGAATACGTCCTCACCGAATTGGAGGAGGCGCCCGATGGACACATGGCTTTTTGCATGGGTCCCGGCTGTCAGTCTTACATATTGGGCACGTCCGGGCCTCTTCATATCTCTTTCATGTGTAGATTGAATTTGAGGTGTCCCATAAAGGGGCTAGTTGGATGGCAATTTCGTGACACGGCCGCCGATGCATAGATAGTTTTTGAGGGATCCAATTGTGGAGGTAATCTCCCGTAAGTTTAGCATTTTCCTGATAACGACACGTGCCAAAGGCGGAGGTGAAGCAAGTAGCCATCCGCCACTCCATAAAAACTCTAATCATTTTGCTCCAGCCAAGCCCATTTCGACACACCACGAGGCACGCACTAGAGCCTACAGCATACATCGTCCGATCGGCCATCGATGGAGGAGCTCAAGCCGGAGTTCACAAAGGACGGCTCCGTCGACCTCCGCGGCCGGCCGGTCGTCGCCGCCCGGACCGGCCGCTGGAAGGCCTGCTCCTTCCTAGTCGGTGAGTGGTCAGTACAGTACCAGGCTCCGCCCGCCATGGATCGACCTCCTTCTGATGAACCCGCGCCGCGCGCATATATATGGATGGACGCAGGGTACGAGGCGTTCGAGCGGATGGCGTTCTACGGGGTGGCGTCGAACCTGGTGGTGTACCTGACGACGCAGATGCGGCAGGAGACGGTGCCGTCGGTGCGCAGCGTCAACAACTGGACGGGCACGGTGTGGATGACGCCCATCGCCGGAGCCTACGTCGCCGACGCCTTCCTCGGCCGCTTCTGGACCTTCACCGTCTCCTCCCTCGTCTACCTCTCGGTCAGTACCATCTCCCCGATTGATCTTCAGTCCAGTGGAGCCCAATTTGATCCGCAATCCAGTATGTTTCACAAGCCACAACGCATCATTGACACTGAGAGCTCATCCTCAGACATGGTTTCACTCACagcacatcagtagtagtagtaaactagTAACTCTGATGAGTGATGACTCGAACAAGGCACTGCAGTAGAAAACGTACCAGAAATTACCACGCTAGCGGCGGCTATTCGAGAACCACACCATGTCTGAAACTCGCCGGAGAGACAAGTCAGTCAGAGCCCGACGCCGGCAGTAGAAGATTCTTACGGACAATCGTTGTCAGCTCAGGCCGACCAACCAGGACTAGTGTTTTGTCATGACGGTTAGGATTACGACCGGAGAAGAAAAACGCATTTGGATTTCGGAATCTTTCGGCTGGGAGGCGTGGGCGAAAGCTTAGTCCTACTCTGCtttgcttatcctgtttctgcgCTACACGTACGGCGGCCCCACCGGCGTCCATCACACAAGGCGTATGCCGATCGCTGTACCCAAAGCATGGCAAAAAGGCTATCATGTCCATGCCAATCCAGAACCAAGATTTATAGTACGGCTGGAAAACCCTTCACATGTGTCACCGTCCATGACAATAATGCTAAGAACTACACTATGAAAATGTCTTAGATTTTGAGACGGAACTGGTAGTATTCATAGTATATCTTAGTACAAACATTAATAATAGTAATATTTTTTGGACAAAACGGTGAATTTTATTGGCTTAAAATGGGCATTACGAAAGTCATTAAGACCAAAGCTAAGCCTAGATGAGAAAAAATAATACTCAAAGCGATCAGATTCGTGATTGCAAGCTACAATAATGGCCTTATCCGTACAGACCATCTCATAACACCACAAAGACGCCGAGGTTCTTCAACAACAACGCTTTCAGGATCTAGCCACCCAAAGTCAAAATATAAGTTTTCACCTTGAAGAACCAGTCTGATCATATCTGAGCAATGACTTTAACAAGGTAACGACGTAAAAATATCGCCATTGCCAGGTTTAACCAACTTAGGTCAGACCTAGGCCTTCATCCTAGAGCTCGAGACCGGATGCTCGAGTTGCACCACTATCGACGCCAATCATGGGTTGTCACCACCACTTTTCTACGATCCCAGCAGCTACATGCGACGTGCGACTGTGAACGATGCACAACAATCCTTCTACACCAAACCGTCGTCCATAGTTTGCATTTTTTGCATTCTACTATAATTTACACATAGTGTAACTAAAATAATGTATTTCCTTTAAGAAGAGGATTAAAAAAAACTTACACACAACTTTACACCGAAATTGCATATTATCGTAATATGCAAAAATAATCATATAATCATGAAATTTTGGCACATATTATATAGTATTTGTGTGTATATAATTACACCCAGCCAACCCCCACCCCCCCTAAAAAAATTATAACCAATAAAggaaataaaaaaggaaaaagaaagtATGCTGCCTAGAATTAAACGGGCGCAACCAAGACAAAGAAGTCGGCCGGTACCGATTTGACTAAGCAAAACAATGCGCCAATCGATTCCTTGCAGCCCAGCCCAACAACAGAATTAAACAGAAAAAAATGAAACCAGCACAGATCTCGTAGCATGATCCAACGAACAGAAAATTGACTGACCAGAAAATAAAAAGTCAGCTGACTGAAATGTAGCTAAAGTGTTCCGCTTGTGATTCAAAATGGAAGATTCAACATGcagtaaaaaaacaagcaaaattTCACCATTTTTCTTTCAAAGAGTATGAGGAAAAGGGAAAATTTTGTGGTTAGTAAATGTCGGATGATTCATGTTGTTGCAGGGCATGGTTCTGATAACCCTGGCCGTCTCCCTGAAGCCGCTGCACCCGCAGTGCACGGCGGGCGGCGACTGCGCCCCGGCGACGCGGCAGCAGGTCGCCTTCCTGTACGCGGCGCTCTACACCATGGCCGTCGGCGCGGGCGGGACCAAGCCCAACATCTCGACGTTCGGCGCAGACCAGTTCGACGACTTCGACGCCCGGGAGCGCGAGGTCAAGGCCTCCTTCTTCAACTGGTGGCTGTTCAGCTCCTTCGCCGGCGGCCTCGTCGCCGTGCTCGTCCTCGTCTACGTGCAGGAGGAGGTCGGCTGGGGCGTCGGGTACACGATCCCCACGGTCGGCCTCGCCCTGTCCCTCGTGCTCTTCTACGTGGGCACGCCGTTCTACCGGCACAAGCCGGTCACGCGGAGCACGGCGGCCGGCCCGGCGAGGCTGATCGGCAGGGTGCTCAGGGCGGCGTACGCGAACCGGGGATGCCCGCTCACCGGCGAGCTGCACGAGCATGACAAGGCGTGGTACGCCGCGGCCGGGAAGCGGCTTCTGCTCCACACGGAGGGTAACTTCAGGTTCTTGGACAAGGCGGCGATCCGTGAGCGTGAGGCGTGCACGGTGACCGAGGTCGAGGAGGTGAAGCTGATCGCCGGCATGATCGTGGTGTGGCTGGTTACCCTGGTGCCATGCACCATCTGGGCGCAGGTGAACACCCTGTTCGTGAAGCAAGGGACGACGCTGGACCGCTCCGTCGGCGGCGTGCGCATCCCGGCCGCGTCCCTCGGCAGCTTCGTCACCATCTCCATGCTCATCTCGATCCCGATCTACGACCGCGTGCTGGTGCCGCTGGCCCGGCGGCGCACGGGCAACCCGCGCGGCATCACCCTCCTGCAGCGCCTCGGCGTCGGCTGCGCGCTGCAGGCGCTCGTCGTGGCCTGCGCCTGCCTGGTGGAGGTCCGGCGCATGCGCGTGATCCGGGAGCGCGCCGCCCGCGGCCCCCACGACACGGTGCCGATGAGCGTCTTCTGGATGCTGCCGCAGTACGTGCTGCTGGGCGTCGGCGACGTGTTCAACTCCGTGGGCATCCTCGAGTTCTTCTACGACCAGTCGCCGGAGGGGATGCGGAGCCTCGgcaccacct belongs to Triticum urartu cultivar G1812 chromosome 7, Tu2.1, whole genome shotgun sequence and includes:
- the LOC125521832 gene encoding protein NRT1/ PTR FAMILY 5.1-like; its protein translation is MEELKPEFTKDGSVDLRGRPVVAARTGRWKACSFLVGYEAFERMAFYGVASNLVVYLTTQMRQETVPSVRSVNNWTGTVWMTPIAGAYVADAFLGRFWTFTVSSLVYLSGMVLITLAVSLKPLHPQCTAGGDCAPATRQQVAFLYAALYTMAVGAGGTKPNISTFGADQFDDFDAREREVKASFFNWWLFSSFAGGLVAVLVLVYVQEEVGWGVGYTIPTVGLALSLVLFYVGTPFYRHKPVTRSTAAGPARLIGRVLRAAYANRGCPLTGELHEHDKAWYAAAGKRLLLHTEGNFRFLDKAAIREREACTVTEVEEVKLIAGMIVVWLVTLVPCTIWAQVNTLFVKQGTTLDRSVGGVRIPAASLGSFVTISMLISIPIYDRVLVPLARRRTGNPRGITLLQRLGVGCALQALVVACACLVEVRRMRVIRERAARGPHDTVPMSVFWMLPQYVLLGVGDVFNSVGILEFFYDQSPEGMRSLGTTFFTSGLGVGNFLNSLLVTLVDRATATTTGGSWIGDNLNDSHLDYYYAFLLLLTVANMALFVWVAMRYRYKREFLEDSGAMETENEMVAGGKVKADLPARLPDNTTRDRAYVLE